A window of the Hordeum vulgare subsp. vulgare chromosome 5H, MorexV3_pseudomolecules_assembly, whole genome shotgun sequence genome harbors these coding sequences:
- the LOC123395633 gene encoding zealexin A1 synthase-like, which yields MDFTTPLLFLCFVLLFKLIIGRYTSPTHGQQLPPGPWKLPLVGSLHHLLLSRSGGLPHRAMRDLSRAHGPLMLLRLGAVPTLVVSSAEAAREVMRTHDAAFASRHLSATLGIITCGGKGILFSPYDDRWRELRRVCVHELFSQRRVLSFRPAREDEVARLLRAVSDGCRDGQAVNLSEEVCRMTNDTVVRAAIGGRCHHRDEFLRELDEAVRLTGGINLADLYPSSRLVRRLSVAARDMGRCQKNIYRIVQSIIRERAGSPAPERDEDLLGVLLRLQKDGGLQFELTTEIVTAVILDIFSAGSETSSTTMEWAMSELMRNPRVLHKVQSEVREAFKGQDKLTEEDVVKVRLGYLHLVIKEVLRLHPPAPFLLPRECREACRVMGYDVPKGTKVVVNVWAMGRDDMYWGDAEAFRPERFENSAVDFKGTDFEFLPFGAGRRMCPGVSLAMANMELALAGLLFHFDWELPCGARPQDMDMAETFGITVRRKSKLWLHAESHVPCGNGFLC from the exons ATGGACTTCACAACGCCGCTACTCTTCCTCTGCTTCGTCCTCCTCTTCAAGCTCATCATCGGCCGCTACACATCACCGACCCACGGGCAGCAGCTGCCCCCGGGCCCATGGAAGCTGCCGCTCGTCGGCAGCCTGCACCACCTCCTGCTGTCGCGCTCTGGGGGCCTGCCCCACCGGGCCATGCGCGACCTCTCCCGCGCCCACGGCCCGCTCATGCTCCTCCGGCTCGGCGCCGTGCCCACGCTCGTCGTCTCCTCCGCCGAGGCCGCCAGGGAGGtgatgaggacccacgacgccgccTTCGCCAGCCGCCACCTCAGCGCCACGCTCGGCATCATCACCTGCGGCGGCAAGGGCATCCTCTTCTCCCCCTACGACGACCGCTGGCGCGAGCTCCGCAGGGTCTGCGTGCACGAGCTCTTCAGCCAGCGCCGCGTGCTCTCCTTCCGCCCCGCCCGGGAGGACGAGGTCGCGCGCCTACTGCGCGCCGTCTCCGACGGGTGCCGCGATGGCCAAGCCGTCAACCTCAGTGAAGAGGTGTGCCGCATGACCAACGACACCGTGGTTCGCGCGGCCATCGGCGGGAGGTGCCACCACCGCGACGAGTTCTTGCGCGAGCTCGACGAGGCCGTGCGCCTCACCGGCGGCATCAACCTCGCCGACCTGTACCCATCGTCGCGGCTCGTGCGCAGGCTCAGCGTCGCTGCGCGGGACATGGGCAGGTGCCAGAAGAACATCTACCGCATCGTGCAGAGCATCATAAGAGAACGCGCCGGCTCGCCGGCGCCTGAGAGAGATGAGGACCTGCTCGGCGTCCTCCTCAGGCTGCAGAAGGACGGCGGCCTGCAGTTTGAGCTCACCACCGAGATCGTCACAGCCGTCATTCTG GACATTTTTTCTGCTGGGAGCGAGACATCGTCGACAACCATGGAATGGGCCATGTCGGAGCTTATGAGAAACCCACGGGTGCTACATAAGGTGCAGTCGGAGGTGAGAGAGGCCTTCAAGGGGCAAgataagctcaccgaggaagacgtCGTCAAGGTGAGACTGGGCTATCTCCACCTTGTGATCAAGGAGGTCCTGAGGCTGCACCCGCCGGCGCCGTTCCTGCTCCCACGGGAGTGTCGCGAGGCATGTCGGGTGATGGGCTACGACGTGCCCAAGGGCACCAAGGTGGTCGTGAACGTGTGGGCGATGGGGAGGGACGACATGTACTGGGGTGACGCGGAGGCGTTCAGGCCAGAGAGATTTGAGAACAGCGCCGTCGACTTCAAGGGCACCGACTTCGAGTTCCTCCCGTTTGGAGCTGGCCGGAGGATGTGCCCCGGCGTGTCGCTCGCCATGGCCAACATGGAGCTGGCGCTCGCTGGTCTCCTTTTCCACTTCGATTGGGAGCTGCCCTGTGGCGCGAGgccacaagatatggacatggcgGAGACTTTCGGTATCACGGTGAGGAGGAAGTCCAAGCTCTGGTTGCACGCAGAATCCCACGTCCCATGTGGAAACGGATTTCTTTGTTAA